The following coding sequences lie in one Miscanthus floridulus cultivar M001 chromosome 9, ASM1932011v1, whole genome shotgun sequence genomic window:
- the LOC136481878 gene encoding protein JASON-like isoform X1 has translation MEFHDNQANYLKSCGTISQTPPEILDSIPINSEDAKECGDTPTNVQLMKDAVLLEENSSELLNSDEHDISRHEQDIDEGSLRVGSETQSSLEDKPLYHNFRDQSSDSNDSPYPTPLVLRGDIQTPGTYYTAYKETSKPGKRTRASRQFIYPVLRPIENKMQWMELKAESPVLSSNPLKRRNLSADSTEMAQQTFASSTVTETESSEYVCFPIYDNYAAQIEVMSPDEPKGQNVNQLLDEGEESSKQSSEYGKHRVTSLSHWLKPSSADDESNSSPDDGNVGKETWYEASVSDVPIFPTFGLNWETDNPTPVLPKAWDGNGIPNTTTKYKEDQKVSWHATPFEERLLKVLSDEKPRHERKISGKLIHLEENAE, from the exons ATGGAATTCCATGACAACCAGGCCAATTATCTCAAATCATGTGGCACAATATCCCAAACCCCACCGGAGATTCTAGATTCAATCCCAATCAATTCAGAAGATGCTAAAGAG TGCGGTGACACACCAACCAATGTGCAGCTGATGAAAGATGCAGTGCTACTCGAAGAAAACTCATCCGAATT GCTTAACTCTGATGAGCATGATATATCGAGACATGAGCAGGACATTGATGAAGGTAGTCTCAGGGTGGGATCAGAAACTCAGTCATCATTAGAGGACAAGCCTTTATATCACAATTTTAGAGATCAAAGCAGTGATTCTAATGATTCACCTTATCCAACCCCTCTGGTCCTCAGGGGTGACATTCAGACTCCTGGAACTTACTATACTGCTTATAAGGAGACTTCGAAGCCTGGAAAGCGTACGAGGGCTAGCAGACAGTTCATCTACCCTGTTCTGCGACCCATCGAGAACAAGATGCAGTGGATGGAACTAAAAGCTGAGTCTCCTGTGCTATCATCCAATCCTCTAAAAAGAAGGAATTTGAGCGCAGATTCCACCGAGATGGCTCAGCAGACGTTTGCTAGTTCTACCGTTACAGAGACAGAATCTTCAGAATATGTATGCTTCCCAATTTATGACAACTATGCAGCGCAGATTGAAGTGATGTCACCTGATGAACCCAAGGGTCAGAATGTCAACCAACTGCTGGATGAAGGTGAGGAGTCATCGAAGCAAAGTTCAGAATATGGGAAGCATAGAGTTACGAGCTTGTCTCATTGGCTGAAGCCATCATCCGCAGATGACGAGAGCAACAGCAGCCCTGATGATGGCAACGTTGGGAAGGAGACATGGTATGAGGCGAGCGTCTCTGATGTGCCTATCTTTCCTACATTTGGTTTGAACTGGGAAACCGACAATCCTACTCCTGTCTTGCCCAAGGCATGGGACGGCAATGGCATCCCAAATACCACAACCAAATATAAGGAG GATCAGAAAGTCAGCTGGCACGCCACGCCCTTTGAAGAAAGGCTGCTGAAGGTTTTGTCCGACGAGAAACCTCGCCATGAAAG GAAAATCAGTGGGAAGCTTATCCACCTCGAGGAAAATGCCGAGTAG
- the LOC136479835 gene encoding uncharacterized protein — MTDEQREENKRRQREYQRQYRARQKAQLQNNSTPAAINQIVPSSSLAERQIPELRNNHAHVQSNEEEFDRELFEPAHDGWDSDEDAMDGGHGLHNENLYDDDGVIHRHAQGHDYESYRVPPEGPAANSVTHDDPYDYIYQNLPERHKLRKVPDCSYYGAMRFQGETPGFCCRKGKVQIHIPDVPAELKRLFTSQVHDDAKYFRKHIRYINSHFAFASLGVTTDDRYKSPARTGVYTFRVHGMLYHRLDHLVPGGRGARHLQLYFYDTEDEALSHRVKRSPDLDINIIQTILAILQDNPYVHTFRRNGDFPNLDEYKIELNTNVTPDQRRYNAPTASQVAAIWMDGNDPQRCFDRRWNKFMPYSEDPFTPPSATAASTNSANGRAEGTTGGNHADNNNENHVEEGDNDVQEGDVLAGVADAAQSAKYQWAVDMYIKIESMRLDWYSNPEHQKLIRAELYQGLADVISPGETQGSKVGKRIVLPRSFPGCDRDMQQRFLNAMAIVQRFGKHDYFITMTCNPYWEEITSNLEPGQDPQDRPELVARVYRAKLRDLKDLLIKRKYFGEVAAYAHVIEFQKRGLPHEHLLLIMKSGSKLTTPDAYDQVISAEIPDKDKYPELHDLVISHMLHGPCGILNKHCACMVNGECRFQYPRQFCEATQQGKDSYPTYRRRDDGRRVRIRRAELDSRWVVPYNPGLLFRYNCHINVEACASIKAVKYLFKYVYKGHDQASFSVNADQNDRDDGVINEIQQYRNARYISPPEAVYRIFGFPMFGIYLSVLQLQLHLPNMQSMTYNDDENLEDVVSRPASNRTTLTEYFSKNREERAARKILYRQFPEHYRWIAGKKVWQGRKQALAQIGRIVYANPAKGERYFLRVLLNHVRGATSFEDLRTVAGVTYSTFREACEKRGLIETDRSIDDCLTEATTFQMPCALRRLFATMLVFGEATNIRELWDKHKDVLGEDFSRDNSNTSTVEQMVLGDIWDMLHSMGKDIREYGLPPICDMGPTSIDMMKEVREEQNVPVDQEHLDIFDSLNKEQREGFTKQSGTAELLRRASLIIWDEVAMTKRQCVETLDRSLQDIMECALPFGGKVMVFGGDFRQVLPVVPSGTRA; from the exons ATGACCGATGAGCAAAGAGAAGAGAATAAAAGGAGACAACGTGAGTACCAACGTCAATATCGAGCACGGCAGAAGGCTCAATTGCAAAATAACAGCACACCAGCTGCTATCAACCAAATAGTGCCATCGTCCTCGCTGGCAG AAAGACAAATACCTGAGCTACGCAACAACCATGCACATGTCCAATCCAATGAAGAAGAATTCGACCGTGAACTATTTGAACCAGCGCATGATGGTTGGGACAGTGATGAAGATGCCATGGACGGTGGCCATGGATTGCACAATGAAAACTTATACGATGATGATGGGGTCATTCACCGACATGCGCAAG GTCATGATTATGAGTCATATCGCGTGCCTCCAGAGGGTCCAGCTGCAAATAGTGTGACACATGACGATCCATATGACTACATCTACCAGAACCTGCCAGAACGACATAAATTGAGAAAGGTCCCTGACTGCAGTTACTATGGTGCGATGAGGTTTCAGGGTGAGACACCcgggttttgttgtagaaaaggaaAAGTACAGATACATATACCAGATGTTCCTGCAGAGCTCAAAAGGTTGTTCACAAGTCAAGTGCACGATGATGCAAAATATTTCAGGAAACATATACGTTATATCAACTCACATTTCGCCTTTGCAAGTCTAGGGGTTACCACTGACGACAGATATAAAAGTCCAGCACGGACCGGTGTTTATACATTTCGAGTGCATGGTATGTTGTACCACCGTCTTGACCACCTGGTGCCAGGTGGCCGCGGTGCTCGGCATTTGCAGCTCTACTTTTatgatacagaagatgaggccttATCACATAGAGTCAAAAGGTCCCCTGATCTTGATATCAACATCATTCAGACTATCCTAGCAATCTTGCAAGATAACCCATATGTTCATACTTTTAGGAGAAATGGGGAttttccaaacttggatgagtacAAGATTGAACTCAATACAAATGTCACGCCTGACCAAAGAAGGTACAATGCCCCAACGGCATCCCAAGTTGCTGCTATTTGGATGGATGGGAACGATCCACAGAGATGTTTTGATAGAA GATGGAACAAATTTATGCCGTACAGTGAGGATCCATTCACTCCACCATCTGCAACCGCGGCTTCTACTAATAGTGCTAATGGTAGAGCTGAAGGGACTACTGGTGGTAATCATG CTGATAATAACAACGAAAATCATGTGGAAGAAGGCGACAATGATGTGCAAGAAGGTGACGTGCTAGCTGGAGTTGCAGATGCAGCACAATCCGCAAAATAT CAGTGGGCTGTGGATATGTATATAAAGATTGAGTCTATGAGGCTAGATTGGTACTCTAATCCTGAGCACCAAAAACTAATACGGGCGGAGCTATACCAG GGACTTGCTGATGTTATCTCTCCCGGAGAGACACAAGGTTCTAAGGTTGGCAAGAGAATTGTGCTGCCAAGATCATTCCCAGGATGCGATCGAGACATGCAGCAAAGATTCCTTAATGCTATGGCTATTGTTCAGCGTTTTGGAAAGCATGattacttcatcaccatgacatgCAATCCCTACTGGGAGGAGATAACAAGCAATCTCGAACCGGGGCAGGACCCACAAGATAGGCCAGAACTGGTTGCAAGAGTGTACAGGGCAAAGTTGCGTGATCTGAAGGATCTTCTAATCAAGAGGAAGTATTTTGGTGAAGTTGCAGCATACGCTCATGTTATCGAGTTCCAGAAAAGGGGTTTGCCACATGAGCATTTATTGCTGATCATGAAATCAGGGAGTAAGTTGACAACCCCAGATGCATATGATCAAGTTATTTCGGCAGAGATACCAGACAAGGACAAATACCCAGAGTTGCATGATCTGGTTATCAGCCATATGCTTCATGGCCCATGTGGCATCCTAAACAAACACTGTGCATGCATGGTAAATGGAGAGTGTCGCTTTCAATACCCTAGACAGTTCTGTGAGGCGACCCAACAAGGAAAGGACTCCTATCCAACCTATCGGAGAAGGGATGACGGACGACGAGTCAGGATCAGGAGAGCAGAGTTAGATAGCAGGTGGGTGGTGCCATACAACCCTGGTCTACTCTTTAGATACAACTGTCACATAAATGTTGAGGCATGCGCAAGCATTAAAGCAGTGAAGTATCTATTTAAGTATGTATATAAAGGCCACGACCAAGCATCATTCTCAGTAAATGCAGACCAAAATGATAGGGATGATGGTGTCATCAATGAGATTCAACAGTATAGGAATGCTAGGTACATTTCTCCACCGGAAGCTGTGTACAggatcttcggattcccaatgtTTGGAATTTATCTGTCAGTATTGCAGCTCCAGCTACATTTGCCTAATATGCAGTCTATGACATACAATGATGACGAAAACCTAGAGGATGTTGTGAGTCGCCCGGCTTCTAATAGGACAACACTGACGGAGTATTTTAGTAAAAACCGTGAAGAAAGGGCAGCAAGGAAAATATTATATAGACAATTTCCGGAACACTACCGATGGATCGCAGGGAaaaaagtgtggcaaggaagaaaacaagcgtTAGCACAGATAGGGCGGATTGTCTATGCTAACCCTGCTAAAGGGGAGAGATACTTCCTAAGAGTACTACTAAATCATGTGAGAGGTGCAACATCATTTGAGGATCTAAGAACAGTGGCTGGTGTAACATACTCTACTTTTAGGGAGGCATGTGAGAAAAGAGGGCTTATTGAGACAGATAGATCAATTGACGACTGCTTGACTGAGGCCACCACTTTCCAGATGCCGTGTGCCTTGCGGAGGTTGTTTGCTACAATGCTTGTGTTCGGCGAGGCCACTAACATACGTGAACTATGGGACAAGCATAAGGATGTGTTAGGTGAAGACTTTAGCCGGGACAATAGCAACACGTCGACAGTGGAGCAAATGGTGCTCGGGGACATATGGGATATGCTTCACTCGATGGGCAAAGATATCAGAGAATATGGTCTGCCACCTATTTGCGATATGGGTCCAACCTCCATTGACATGATGAAAGAGGTTAGAGAGGAGCAGAATGTCCCTGTTGACCAAGAACACCTAGATATTTTTGATTCTCTTAACAAGGAGCAGAGAGAAGG CTTTACAAAGCAAAGTGGCACTGCAGAGTTGCTTCGTAGGGCATCTTTGATTATTTGGGATGAAGTTGCCATGACCAAACGTCAGTGCGTTGAGACACTAGATAGGTCCCTACAGGATATCATGGAATGTGCTTTGCCATTTGGAGGAAAGgtcatggtatttggtggagaCTTCAGACAGGTCCTTCCTGTGGTGCCCAGTGGGACAAGAGCATAG
- the LOC136481878 gene encoding protein JASON-like isoform X2 codes for MEFHDNQANYLKSCGTISQTPPEILDSIPINSEDAKECGDTPTNVQLMKDAVLLEENSSELLNSDEHDISRHEQDIDEGSLRVGSETQSSLEDKPLYHNFRDQSSDSNDSPYPTPLVLRGDIQTPGTYYTAYKETSKPGKRTRASRQFIYPVLRPIENKMQWMELKAESPVLSSNPLKRRNLSADSTEMAQQTFASSTVTETESSEYVCFPIYDNYAAQIEVMSPDEPKGQNVNQLLDEGEESSKQSSEYGKHRVTSLSHWLKPSSADDESNSSPDDGNVGKETWYEASVSDVPIFPTFGLNWETDNPTPVLPKAWDGNGIPNTTTKYKEKVSWHATPFEERLLKVLSDEKPRHERKISGKLIHLEENAE; via the exons ATGGAATTCCATGACAACCAGGCCAATTATCTCAAATCATGTGGCACAATATCCCAAACCCCACCGGAGATTCTAGATTCAATCCCAATCAATTCAGAAGATGCTAAAGAG TGCGGTGACACACCAACCAATGTGCAGCTGATGAAAGATGCAGTGCTACTCGAAGAAAACTCATCCGAATT GCTTAACTCTGATGAGCATGATATATCGAGACATGAGCAGGACATTGATGAAGGTAGTCTCAGGGTGGGATCAGAAACTCAGTCATCATTAGAGGACAAGCCTTTATATCACAATTTTAGAGATCAAAGCAGTGATTCTAATGATTCACCTTATCCAACCCCTCTGGTCCTCAGGGGTGACATTCAGACTCCTGGAACTTACTATACTGCTTATAAGGAGACTTCGAAGCCTGGAAAGCGTACGAGGGCTAGCAGACAGTTCATCTACCCTGTTCTGCGACCCATCGAGAACAAGATGCAGTGGATGGAACTAAAAGCTGAGTCTCCTGTGCTATCATCCAATCCTCTAAAAAGAAGGAATTTGAGCGCAGATTCCACCGAGATGGCTCAGCAGACGTTTGCTAGTTCTACCGTTACAGAGACAGAATCTTCAGAATATGTATGCTTCCCAATTTATGACAACTATGCAGCGCAGATTGAAGTGATGTCACCTGATGAACCCAAGGGTCAGAATGTCAACCAACTGCTGGATGAAGGTGAGGAGTCATCGAAGCAAAGTTCAGAATATGGGAAGCATAGAGTTACGAGCTTGTCTCATTGGCTGAAGCCATCATCCGCAGATGACGAGAGCAACAGCAGCCCTGATGATGGCAACGTTGGGAAGGAGACATGGTATGAGGCGAGCGTCTCTGATGTGCCTATCTTTCCTACATTTGGTTTGAACTGGGAAACCGACAATCCTACTCCTGTCTTGCCCAAGGCATGGGACGGCAATGGCATCCCAAATACCACAACCAAATATAAGGAG AAAGTCAGCTGGCACGCCACGCCCTTTGAAGAAAGGCTGCTGAAGGTTTTGTCCGACGAGAAACCTCGCCATGAAAG GAAAATCAGTGGGAAGCTTATCCACCTCGAGGAAAATGCCGAGTAG